In Bradyrhizobium guangdongense, the sequence CATCGACAGATAGTCCTGCACGCCGTGCTGCATGTCGACCGTGACGCTGTCGAAGCCGCATTGCGCGATCATCTCAGCCGAGAAGCCGGAGGGAATAGCGAGCCACGCGTTGACCACGGCCTTGCCCGACTTCCAGATTTCCTTGACCTTGTTCGCCACGTTGCCTTCCTTCCCTGTTGCTCTCACTCGCCGCGGATCGGGTTGGGCCGCACTTTGAGCGAAAAAAAGCGTCAATGTCCATGGCTCTCACCGCGCACGCACGCATATCTGGGATCACTCCTCCGCGCGTGTATCATCCTCGCTTCCAAGCCCTTCGAGACTCAGTTCGAGCTCGCCGAGCATCTCCTGCAACTCGACAAGCTTACGCGCCCCGAAACGTCGCGTGATTTCGGCATAGATTGCCTCCGATGTCGGCGCCACCGCGGCCATCAGTTTCACCCCGTCTTTCGAGATCGAAACCATGCTGCGGCGCTGGTCCGTCTTCGCCGTCTTGCGCTCGATCAGGTTGCGCGCCTCCAGATCGCGCAGGATGCGCGACAGGCTCGGCCCGAGGAGAAAGGCCGTGCGCGCGAGTTCCGTAACCTCGGCGGCCTCGATGGCCGCAAGCGCGCGAAGGATGCGCCATTGCTGCTCGGTCAAGCCGTGCTGGCGCAGCGACGGGCGAAATTGCCGCATCACCGCCTCGCGGGCCCGCAGCAGCGACATCGGCAACGAGCGCGAAAAGTCGCGCATCGGCACCTGATGCGCGGCAGGCGCGTTTCCATTGATGGAATCAGCCGGTCTCTTCGCCATGTTGCCCCTTCCAAAGTCGTCCTTCAGACCGCAAAGCGTGTGCAGTGCAGCATGCCCGAATTGTACTTGATGTATTCACTTAACATGTTAAGTATCTCCAGGCACCACGTTACGTGTGATCACAGATGGCGCTTTCCAAGGACGATATCCAAGCCTGCGCGAGCCGTCTGCACCAGGCGGAGAAGACCCGCGTGCAGATCCGGCAGCTCTCGCAGGATTTTCCGGGCATCTCCATTGCCGATGCCTACGCGATTCAGAAGGCCTGGGTCGACGTCAAGATCGCCGAGGGGCGCGTCGTCAAGGGCCACAAGATCGGTCTGACCTCGAAGGCGATGCAGAGCGCTCTCAATATTGACGAGCCTGACTCCGGCGTGCTGCTCGACGACATGTTCTTTGCCGACGGCGGGAGCATCCCCACCGAGCGCTTCATCGCGACCCGCGTCGAGGCCGAGCTCGCCTTCGTGATGAGCAAGCGGCTGTCGGGGCCCGACTGCACGATGTTCGATGTGCTCAACGCCACCGAATTCGTGGTCCCGGCGCTGGAGATCCTGGACACGCGGATCGAGCGCGTCGATATCAGGACCAAGGCGACGCGCAAGATCTTCGACACCATCGCCGACAACGCCGCGAATGCCGGTATCGTGCTCGGCGGCCGGCCGATCCGCCCGCTAGACGCCGACCTGCGCTGGATCGGTTCGCTCTGCTTCAAGAACGGCCAACTGGTGGAGACCGGACTTGCCGCGGGCGTGCTCAATCATCCGGCGACGGCGGTCGCCTGGCTCGCCAACAAGATCGCGCCGCTGGGCCTTGCGCTCGAACCGGGGCAGGTTGTGCTCGCCGGCTCGTTCATCCGTCCGATCGAGACCCGCAAGGGCGACACAATTCAAGCCGATTACGGCGCCTACGGCTCGGTGAGCTGCTACTTCGCGTAACGCGACAAGAAGAGACAGGGAGCGAAACCGCAAATGCCGCATTTCACGATCGAATATTCGGCCAATCTCGACGGCCGTCTCGACATCGCCGCGGTGTGCGAGGTGGTGCGCAAGGCGGCGGTGGAGACCGGAATCTTCCCGCTCGGCGGCATTCGCGTCCGCGCCGTCAGATGCGAGCATTATGCGATCGCGGACGCGCGGCAAGACTACGGATTCCTCGACATGGTACTGCGCATCGGCGAGGGCCGCGACCTTTCAACCCGCCAGAAAGCCGGCGAGCACGTGTTTCAGGCGCTTTCAAAGCACCTCGATCCCGTCTTCGCCGCCAGCAAGTTCGCTTTATCGTTCGACATGCAGATCAACGACAAGGACACCAGCTGGAAGCGCAACAACATCCACGACGCACTGAAAGCGGAGGCAGCCCATGGATAAGTCCACGCCGAAAGCCGATGTGTTCCACGCCAATCGCGAGCGCGTTGCGCCGCTGCTGAAGACGCTGCGCGCGAGCGGCATCGGTCACATGATCGACGGCAAGATCGTCCCGTCGATCTCAGGTGAAATCTTCGAGACGAAATCTCCTGTCGATGGCGCTGTGCTCGCGAGCGTTGCCCGCGGCAATGCCGAGGACATCGACGCCGCGGCCACGGCCGCCGCCCTCGCCTTCAAATCCTGGCGCGACATGGGGCCGGCGATGCGGCGCAAGCTGCTGCATCGCGTTGCGGACGCGATCGAGGACAATGCCGACGACATCGCCGTGCTCGAATGCGTCGACACCGGCCAGGCCTATCGCTTCATGGCCAAGGCTGCGATCCGCGCCGCCGAGAACTTCCGCTTCTTCGCCGACAAATGCGCCGAGGCCAGAGACGGTCTCAACACGCCGAGCGACGAGCACTGGAACGTCTCGACCCGCGTGCCGATCGGCCCCGTTGGCGTCATCACGCCGTGGAACACGCCGTTCATGCTCTCGACCTGGAAGATCGCTCCTGCGCTGGCCGCCGGCTGCACCGTCGTGCACAAGCCGGCGGAATGGTCGCCGGTGACGGCGTCCATCCTGGCGAAGCTCGTCAAGGAGGCCGGTGTGCCCGACGGCGTGCTCAACACCGTGCACGGGTTCGGCGAAGAGGCCGGCAAGGCGCTGACCGAGCATCCCGCCATCAAGGCGATCGGCTTCGTCGGCGAGAGCGCGACGGGCTCGGCCATCATGGTCCAGGGCGCACCGACCTTGAAGCGCGTTCATTTCGAGCTCGGCGGCAAGAACCCCGTGATCGTGTTCGACGATGCCGATCTCGACCG encodes:
- the hpaR gene encoding homoprotocatechuate degradation operon regulator HpaR, with amino-acid sequence MAKRPADSINGNAPAAHQVPMRDFSRSLPMSLLRAREAVMRQFRPSLRQHGLTEQQWRILRALAAIEAAEVTELARTAFLLGPSLSRILRDLEARNLIERKTAKTDQRRSMVSISKDGVKLMAAVAPTSEAIYAEITRRFGARKLVELQEMLGELELSLEGLGSEDDTRAEE
- a CDS encoding 5-carboxymethyl-2-hydroxymuconate Delta-isomerase gives rise to the protein MPHFTIEYSANLDGRLDIAAVCEVVRKAAVETGIFPLGGIRVRAVRCEHYAIADARQDYGFLDMVLRIGEGRDLSTRQKAGEHVFQALSKHLDPVFAASKFALSFDMQINDKDTSWKRNNIHDALKAEAAHG
- the hpaE gene encoding 5-carboxymethyl-2-hydroxymuconate semialdehyde dehydrogenase, translated to MDKSTPKADVFHANRERVAPLLKTLRASGIGHMIDGKIVPSISGEIFETKSPVDGAVLASVARGNAEDIDAAATAAALAFKSWRDMGPAMRRKLLHRVADAIEDNADDIAVLECVDTGQAYRFMAKAAIRAAENFRFFADKCAEARDGLNTPSDEHWNVSTRVPIGPVGVITPWNTPFMLSTWKIAPALAAGCTVVHKPAEWSPVTASILAKLVKEAGVPDGVLNTVHGFGEEAGKALTEHPAIKAIGFVGESATGSAIMVQGAPTLKRVHFELGGKNPVIVFDDADLDRALDAVVFMIYSLNGERCTSSSRLLVQRNIAEKFVEKLTARVKALKVGHPLHPATEIGPLIHERHLAKVCSFFEVARQDGATIAVGGKAYDGPGGGHYVEPTLVTGAHGKMRVAQEEVFGPFLTVLPFKDETDAIEIANDIRYGLTGYVWTNDVGRALRVADALEAGMIWLNSENVRHLPTPFGGMKASGIGRDGGDYSFDFYMETKHVSLARGTHKIQKLGI
- the hpaH gene encoding 2-oxo-hept-4-ene-1,7-dioate hydratase: MALSKDDIQACASRLHQAEKTRVQIRQLSQDFPGISIADAYAIQKAWVDVKIAEGRVVKGHKIGLTSKAMQSALNIDEPDSGVLLDDMFFADGGSIPTERFIATRVEAELAFVMSKRLSGPDCTMFDVLNATEFVVPALEILDTRIERVDIRTKATRKIFDTIADNAANAGIVLGGRPIRPLDADLRWIGSLCFKNGQLVETGLAAGVLNHPATAVAWLANKIAPLGLALEPGQVVLAGSFIRPIETRKGDTIQADYGAYGSVSCYFA